The Platichthys flesus chromosome 18, fPlaFle2.1, whole genome shotgun sequence genome includes a window with the following:
- the tfap2b gene encoding transcription factor AP-2-beta isoform X1 — MLVHSYSAADRHDGVSSHSSRLSQLGAVSHGGPYSSAPPLSHAPTSDFQPPYFPPPYQPLAHYQSQDPYSHVSDPYSLNSLHQSQQGAWGARQRQDAAGDRMDSSALLAQPRASLPQLSGLDPRRDYGVRRPDVLLHSAHPGLDPGMGDGLLHGLHGMEDIQTIEDNNGTNILDQSVIKKVPMPLKNMGSLMLGKDGLMGGVNVSINEVFCSVPGRLSLLSSTSKYKVTVGEVQRRLSPPECLNASLLGGVLRRAKSKNGGKCLREKLEKIGLNLPAGRRKAANVTLLTSLVEGEAVHLARDFGYICETEFPTKAVSEYLNRQHADPNELHTRKNMLLATKQLCKEFTDLLAQDRTPLGNSRPSPILEPGIQSCLSHFSFITHGFGSPALCAALTTLQNYLTEALKGLDKMFLNNPSNNRHGDAGNKAGDKEEKQRK, encoded by the exons ATGTTAGTTCACTCCTACTCCGCCGCG GACCGGCATGACGGGGTCTCGAGCCACAGCTCGCGCCTGTCCCAGCTGGGCGCGGTGTCGCACGGGGGACCCTACTCCAGCGCGCCGCCGCTGTCTCATGCACCCACGTCAGACTTCCAGCCTCCGTACTTCCCACCGCCGTATCAGCCGCTCGCTCACTACCAGAGCCAGGACCCGTACTCCCACGTGAGCGACCCGTACTCCCTGAACTCCCTGCACCAGAGCCAGCAGGGCGCATGGGGCGCGCGGCAGCGGCAGGACGCCGCCGGGGACCGGATGGACAGCTCGGCTCTACTGGCCCAGCCCCGGGCCTCGCTGCCTCAGCTGTCCGGGCTGGACCCAAGGCGGGACTACGGGGTGCGGCGGCCGGACGTGCTGCTGCACTCTGCGCACCCGGGACTGGATCCCGGTATGGGGGACGGCCTGCTGCACGGGCTGCACGGCATGGAGGACATTCAG ACCATCGAAGACAACAACGGGACGAACATCCTGGATCAATCAGTAATAAAAAAAG tCCCCATGCCACTGAAGAACATGGGCTCCCTGATGCTGGGTAAGGACGGCCTGATGGGGGGAGTCAACGTCAGCATTAACGAGGTGTTCTGCTCGGTACCGGGCCGCCTGTCGCTTCTCAGCTCCACCTCCAAGTACAAAGTGACCGTAGGGGAGGTGCAGAGGAGACTGTCCCCGCCCGAGTGCCTCAACGCCTCCCTGTTGGGGGGCGTGCTGAGAAG AGCAAAGTCCAAAAACGGTGGGAAGTGTCTGAGGGAAAAGCTGGAGAAGATCGGACTGAATTTACCTGCTGGAAGACGCAAAGCTGCCAACGTCACATTACTAACGTCTCTTGTAGAAG GTGAAGCGGTGCACCTCGCCCGGGATTTCGGttacatctgcgagacggagttTCCCACCAAAGCCGTGAGCGAGTACCTGAACCGGCAGCACGCGGACCCCAACGAGCTGCACACGCGGAAAAACATGCTGCTGGCGACAAA ACAGCTGTGTAAGGAGTTCACAGACCTGCTGGCCCAGGACAGGACTCCCCTGGGCAACTCCAGGCCCTCGCCCATCCTGGAGCCCGGCATCCAGAGCTGCCTGTCccacttctccttcatcacGCACGGCTTCGGCTCGCCCGCCCTCTGCGCCGCGCTCACCACCCTCCAGAACTACCTCACCGAGGCTCTCAAAGGACTCGACAAGATGTTTCTCAACAACCCGTCCAACAACCGGCACGGGGACGCCGGCAACAAGGCCGGCgacaaagaggagaagcagcGGAAATGA
- the tfap2b gene encoding transcription factor AP-2-beta isoform X2 — MLWKLVENVKYEDIYEDRHDGVSSHSSRLSQLGAVSHGGPYSSAPPLSHAPTSDFQPPYFPPPYQPLAHYQSQDPYSHVSDPYSLNSLHQSQQGAWGARQRQDAAGDRMDSSALLAQPRASLPQLSGLDPRRDYGVRRPDVLLHSAHPGLDPGMGDGLLHGLHGMEDIQTIEDNNGTNILDQSVIKKVPMPLKNMGSLMLGKDGLMGGVNVSINEVFCSVPGRLSLLSSTSKYKVTVGEVQRRLSPPECLNASLLGGVLRRAKSKNGGKCLREKLEKIGLNLPAGRRKAANVTLLTSLVEGEAVHLARDFGYICETEFPTKAVSEYLNRQHADPNELHTRKNMLLATKQLCKEFTDLLAQDRTPLGNSRPSPILEPGIQSCLSHFSFITHGFGSPALCAALTTLQNYLTEALKGLDKMFLNNPSNNRHGDAGNKAGDKEEKQRK; from the exons ATGCTGTGGAAACTAGTTGAGAATGTCAAGTATGAAGATATTTATGAG GACCGGCATGACGGGGTCTCGAGCCACAGCTCGCGCCTGTCCCAGCTGGGCGCGGTGTCGCACGGGGGACCCTACTCCAGCGCGCCGCCGCTGTCTCATGCACCCACGTCAGACTTCCAGCCTCCGTACTTCCCACCGCCGTATCAGCCGCTCGCTCACTACCAGAGCCAGGACCCGTACTCCCACGTGAGCGACCCGTACTCCCTGAACTCCCTGCACCAGAGCCAGCAGGGCGCATGGGGCGCGCGGCAGCGGCAGGACGCCGCCGGGGACCGGATGGACAGCTCGGCTCTACTGGCCCAGCCCCGGGCCTCGCTGCCTCAGCTGTCCGGGCTGGACCCAAGGCGGGACTACGGGGTGCGGCGGCCGGACGTGCTGCTGCACTCTGCGCACCCGGGACTGGATCCCGGTATGGGGGACGGCCTGCTGCACGGGCTGCACGGCATGGAGGACATTCAG ACCATCGAAGACAACAACGGGACGAACATCCTGGATCAATCAGTAATAAAAAAAG tCCCCATGCCACTGAAGAACATGGGCTCCCTGATGCTGGGTAAGGACGGCCTGATGGGGGGAGTCAACGTCAGCATTAACGAGGTGTTCTGCTCGGTACCGGGCCGCCTGTCGCTTCTCAGCTCCACCTCCAAGTACAAAGTGACCGTAGGGGAGGTGCAGAGGAGACTGTCCCCGCCCGAGTGCCTCAACGCCTCCCTGTTGGGGGGCGTGCTGAGAAG AGCAAAGTCCAAAAACGGTGGGAAGTGTCTGAGGGAAAAGCTGGAGAAGATCGGACTGAATTTACCTGCTGGAAGACGCAAAGCTGCCAACGTCACATTACTAACGTCTCTTGTAGAAG GTGAAGCGGTGCACCTCGCCCGGGATTTCGGttacatctgcgagacggagttTCCCACCAAAGCCGTGAGCGAGTACCTGAACCGGCAGCACGCGGACCCCAACGAGCTGCACACGCGGAAAAACATGCTGCTGGCGACAAA ACAGCTGTGTAAGGAGTTCACAGACCTGCTGGCCCAGGACAGGACTCCCCTGGGCAACTCCAGGCCCTCGCCCATCCTGGAGCCCGGCATCCAGAGCTGCCTGTCccacttctccttcatcacGCACGGCTTCGGCTCGCCCGCCCTCTGCGCCGCGCTCACCACCCTCCAGAACTACCTCACCGAGGCTCTCAAAGGACTCGACAAGATGTTTCTCAACAACCCGTCCAACAACCGGCACGGGGACGCCGGCAACAAGGCCGGCgacaaagaggagaagcagcGGAAATGA